The following DNA comes from Cellulophaga sp. HaHa_2_95.
TTAAAAATTTCTTGAACTAAAGTATCTAGCACGCTTTTAAATTCTAAAAGCGTGCTTTTATGTATTTCCTCTGTTTTTGACTCAGAGAAGTATAAAGTTCCGCTGTTTAAATTCTTAAAAGATATAATACCTGCTTTTATGGTTTCTATCGGTTTCATGGTATCAATCATGATTGCATAACATAGCAATTGAAAAGCTTTACTTTTATCGTAATTCTCAATCACGTCATTCCAATCCGTGATTTTTACATTTCTAGCTTCTACTTTTCCGGTTTTGTAGTCGATGATTCTGGTGACCCCATCTACTTCGTCTACTCGATCTAACTTACCTTTCAATCGTATCTTATGTGGAATGCCTGGAATCTCTAATTCAACATTTAACATTTGCTCAAGAGAGACTATCTTAATTTTTTGGTGCTTAATTTCCTTTAATTCTAGTTTTATAAAGTTTTCAATATACCGTAGAATAACCGTGTACGCTATTAAGTTTTTACCTCTGGTAATATCTCCGTCTGCATAGGTCTTTGTAAAATTATGTTTTACAGTACCTTCTATCTTAGGTAATAATGCCTCTAAAGCTTCTTTCTTTAAAAATTCGCCCACAAAGGGTTGGTATAAATCTTCCAAAGTGTCGTGTACAATGGTTCCAAAAGTATTTGCTGCTAAACTTTCTTCAACCTCATTGAGGTCATTAATTCTTAGAATGCTTTTTTTGTAAAAATCGATAGGGTTTCTGACATAATTAGAAAGAGATGTTGGTGAAAAGCCTTTTTCAGATAAGGCTTTCAATTGCGTCATAAGAACTTTGCTTTTCTCAATGCGTTCAACAGGTACGGTGGGAGACGAAACCGCGGCAGATCCCGTTATTTCTTTTATATTTTGCGATATTGTATCGTCTGTTAAAAGCTGTGTTAAGAGCCTGCTTTTTTCATTTCCTTCAAGAACATTTGGTTCTGTATTGTAGATTAAATAAACATTTTTAGCGCGTTGAAGCAACCTGTAAAAGTGGTAGGTATAGACGGCATCTTTTTCTTTATACGTAGGGAGCCCGTATATTTTTTTTAAATCGAAAGGGATAAATGAATTATTGGATTTTCCCGAAGGTAAGATTCCCTCATTCACAGAGGTAATAATTACAGTTTCAAAATCTAGATTTCTACTTTCTAACATTCCCATGATCTGAGTTCCTTGTAAAGGCTCTCCTTGAAAATCTAATGTTTCTGTACCAATCAATTCTTTATAGAGTGATTGTAAAGATTTTATATCCGTAATAAAGGCATGCTCATTAACCATTAATTCTAATTGGTTGAACAGCGTATGGAAACGGAATAAATACTCTAAGCCTAAATTATTGCCCGATTCTTGAAATTTTTGCTTTAATAAATTAATCAGTTGTAAACTTTTTTTAATGAAGCTCTTTGGCGTTAATGCAGTATCCTCAAATAAAATATTTGTCAATTCTTTTACGTCAGGAGCCGCTTTTTCTATTTGTTCTGTTTGTACAAAGATCCAGTTTCTAGCTTTTATTTTATTGGCTATTACACTGGCATTATTTGTTTTCTCTGTTTGATAATATATTTGAAGGTAAGGATGGGCTAGAAGATTTAATAATTGTTGATAAAACCATCCATTTGGTTCTTTGGTGAGCCATACTTCAAAATATAAATTGAAGAGTACAGCAATAGGTGTTTTGTGAATAGGATACCCCATCGTAATATTGATACGTGGTATTTTTTCTGGAATAGCATTCAATATAGGATTTAACAGATTTTCATCTCCTAAGACAATGGCAGTTTCTTTTAATAATAGGGGTTGCGTTTCTTGAATTTTTTCTAATAAGTTTCCTACGTATTTTGCTTGAGATACATTTTTAGGAACCCCGATTAGTTGAATATTTTTTTTTGAATTAAAATTGGCGCTTATTCCCTTAAAAGAATGAGTCTTAAAATAATTCCAGTTTTTT
Coding sequences within:
- a CDS encoding PD-(D/E)XK nuclease family protein; the protein is MMQSFIEEVVQELLDNGTNLTDTIFVLPSKRAGTFLKNTISKNIHQTIFAPEIYSIESFIELISGLEYASSTEQLFTLYKSYLQTSTEKDKDSFLSFSKWGQTVLQDFNEIDRYLIDTKAIFSHLSAIQELNTHFQEEPTQMIADYVKFWNNLEALYHSFNQHLLEKNLASQGYAYRTANTAVTAYVEQNLDKKFVFIGFNALNKAEENILEYILEHATAAIYWDIDHYFLDDTLHDASLFIRQHKKNWNYFKTHSFKGISANFNSKKNIQLIGVPKNVSQAKYVGNLLEKIQETQPLLLKETAIVLGDENLLNPILNAIPEKIPRINITMGYPIHKTPIAVLFNLYFEVWLTKEPNGWFYQQLLNLLAHPYLQIYYQTEKTNNASVIANKIKARNWIFVQTEQIEKAAPDVKELTNILFEDTALTPKSFIKKSLQLINLLKQKFQESGNNLGLEYLFRFHTLFNQLELMVNEHAFITDIKSLQSLYKELIGTETLDFQGEPLQGTQIMGMLESRNLDFETVIITSVNEGILPSGKSNNSFIPFDLKKIYGLPTYKEKDAVYTYHFYRLLQRAKNVYLIYNTEPNVLEGNEKSRLLTQLLTDDTISQNIKEITGSAAVSSPTVPVERIEKSKVLMTQLKALSEKGFSPTSLSNYVRNPIDFYKKSILRINDLNEVEESLAANTFGTIVHDTLEDLYQPFVGEFLKKEALEALLPKIEGTVKHNFTKTYADGDITRGKNLIAYTVILRYIENFIKLELKEIKHQKIKIVSLEQMLNVELEIPGIPHKIRLKGKLDRVDEVDGVTRIIDYKTGKVEARNVKITDWNDVIENYDKSKAFQLLCYAIMIDTMKPIETIKAGIISFKNLNSGTLYFSESKTEEIHKSTLLEFKSVLDTLVQEIFNPEIPFLEKEV